In Passer domesticus isolate bPasDom1 chromosome 12, bPasDom1.hap1, whole genome shotgun sequence, the following proteins share a genomic window:
- the LOC135279212 gene encoding atherin-like, which produces MKNSCSRSLHASPSNHHCCLGDQTPVDCQGVSQVGTAMRVQLEGHGTARHGTARHGTARHGTARHGAPRQFEHRLAAAGHGGRCEAGSGGRTGGCRAECSCPQIPGERDPKVMAILGSHRHSGNNRMSGPDMSSREKKHSSVWPRRGKAARCTVREPAALVPCPARASSSGGLSAAQPGRGATLGAAGQATNSCRRPARRGIATGAGGGTGSSGSCEKASGAAGRGGGRSGGAEEEEAAGAARALPPGTAPLRRPPKAAGLRPPVRASVPRARPPEPPRHARAAGAAACPALPALALPVPPPALPARRSQRRRLGPGCGAPSLPRPLPPGHFPRLWKCPGPAVAPPLGVQGPAPEGSRPGLQALRSHWISCHKGCFTARVCSCA; this is translated from the coding sequence atgaaaaacTCCTGCTCCAGAAGCTTGCACGCTTCTCCGAGCAACCACCACTGCTGTCTGGGCGACCAGACTCCCGTGGACTGCCAGGGGGTTTCCCAGGTCGGCACTGCCATGAGGGTCCAGCTGGAagggcacggcacggcacggcacggcacggcacggcacggcacggcacggcacggcacggcacggcacggagCACCGCGGCAGTTCGAACATCGCCTCGCAGCCGCCGGGCATGGTGGGCGCTGCGAGGCCGGCTCTGGCGGCCGCACTGGCGGCTGCAGGGCTGAGTGTTCCTGCCCGCAGATCCCGGGGGAACGTGATCCTAAAGTGATGGCCATTCTCGGGAGCCATCGCCACTCGGGGAACAACAGAATGTCAGGTCCTGACATGTCTTCTCGAGAGAAAAAGCACAGCTCCGTGTGGCCGCGCCGTGGGAAAGCAGCCCGCTGCACCGTTCGGGAGCCCGCAGCTCTGGTGCCGTGCCCAGCTCGGGCGAGCAGCTCGGGGGGGCTCTCGGCGGCACAGCCGGGGCGCGGGGCCacgctgggagcagctggacagGCCACGAATTCCTGCCGGCGGCCGGCCCGGCGGGGCATAGCAACGGGAGCCGGGGGAGGAACGGGAAGCAGCGGGAGCTGTGAGAAAGCGAGCGGCGCCGCGGGGCGAGGCGGGGGCCGGAGCGGGGgcgcggaggaggaggaggcggcagGGGCGGCTCGGGCCCTCCCGCCGGGCACGGCTCCTCTCCGAAGGCCACCCAAAGCCGCTGGTTTGCGGCCGCCGGTTCGTGCCAGCGTGCCCCGGGCTCGGCCCCCAGAGCCGCCGCGACACGCACGGGCCGCGGGCGCTGCTGCCTGCCCCGCGCTGCCAGCCTTGGCACTCccggtgccccctccagcactgcctgcccGCCGCTCACAGCGCCGCCGCCTCGGCCCAGGCTGCGGAGCGCCATCGCTCCCCCGGCCGCTTCCCCCAGGGCACTTCCCCCGGCTTTGGAAGTGCCCTGGGCCCGCGGTGGCTCCGCCGCTCGGTGTGCAGGGTCCAGCTCCCGAGGGGAGCCGGCCTGGCCTGCAGGCATTGCGCAGCCACTGGATTTCATGTCACAAAGGATGTTTTACTGCACGGGTTTGTTCTTGTGCATGA